One Spinacia oleracea cultivar Varoflay chromosome 4, BTI_SOV_V1, whole genome shotgun sequence DNA segment encodes these proteins:
- the LOC110782733 gene encoding two-pore potassium channel 1-like: protein MTSNKFKGIVSPISFGPRKENRHRKDVAKRRRFRRARSAPAVREHTGEVNGDASSTKGTDSLMNNIHPNLRIVATILIIYLSAGVVCFYLIRNHISGKKTNPILDALYFCVITMTTAGYGDLAPNTDLAKLFASAYVFLGLALVGLILGKAANYLVEKQEVLLVRAMHMSHDFGHRDIMKKIETNKAQHKCVTVFVFLLLLIMSGTIFLRFVEKMRFFEAFYCVCATITTLGYGYPSFGTLGGRVFAVLWILIGTICVAQFFLHLAEFNSEKRQKHLVERVLTRRMTNFDIEAADLDDDGVIDAAEFALYKLKEMGKITQEDISLVMVEFEELDVDQSGTLSATDISLSQSTPQATKSASE, encoded by the exons ATGACCAGTAACAAGTTTAAGGGAATCGTATCACCAATATCTTTTGGACCTAGAAAAGAAAACCGCCATCGGAAGGATGTTGCCAAAAGAAGGAGATTTCGTCGTGCAAGGAGTGCCCCTGCTGTTAGGGAGCATACAGGAGAAGTTAATGGTGATGCTTCTTCTACAAAAGGTACTGATTCCCTAATGAACAATATTCATCCAAACCTCAGAATAGTAGCCACAATCTTGATTATATATCTTAGTGCTGGTGTTGTTTGTTTTTACCTGATCAGAAATCACATCAGTGGTAAAAAGACAAATCCTATACTTGATGCTCTTTACTTTTGTGTGATCACAATGACTACAGCTGGTTATGGGGACCTAGCCCCAAATACTGACCTTGCAAAGCTCTTTGCTAGTGCTTATGTCTTCCTAGGGTTGGCTTTAGTTGGATTGATCCTTGGAAAAGCGGCCAATTACCTTGTTGAGAAACAGGAGGTGCTGCTTGTTAGAGCAATGCATATGAGTCATGATTTTGGTCATAGGGACATTATGAAGAAAATTGAGACAAACAAAGCGCAGCATAAATGTGTCACAGTTTTTGTATTTCTCTTGTTACTCATAATGAGTGGAACCATCTTTCTGAGGTTTGTTGAGAAAATGCGTTTTTTTGAGGCATTTTACTGTGTGTGTGCTACCATCACCACGCTGGGTTATGGGTACCCGAGTTTTGGTACATTGGGAGGTCGTGTTTTTGCTGTCTTGTGGATTTTGATCGGAACTATATGCGTAGCGCAGTTTTTCCTTCATCTTGCCGAGTTTAACTCTGAAAAGAGACAGAAGCATCTGGTTGAGCGTGTTCTTACTCGACGCATGACTAATTTTGATATAGAAGCAGCTGATCTCGATGATGATGGAGTTATTGA TGCTGCTGAGTTCGCGTTATATAAGCTGAAAGAGATGGGGAAAATCACTCAGGAAGACATTTCACTTGTAATGGTAGAATTCGAAGAACTTGATGTTGATCAGTCAGGGACATTATCTGCAACTGATATATCATTATCTCAATCAACTCCACAAGCAACAAAATCGGCTTCTGAATAA
- the LOC110782730 gene encoding DExH-box ATP-dependent RNA helicase DExH12-like — protein MSNLGGGAEAHARFKQYEYRANSSLVLTTDSRPRDTHEPTGEPESLYGKIDPKSFGDRVAKGRPPELEEKMKKSSQKKKKEREINAEPGAARQSKRRRMQEESVLNVTEEGVYQPKTKETRAAYEAMLSIIQQQLGGLPLSIVSGAADEILAVLKNDAIKYPDKKIEIEKMLDSIPSSVFDSLVNSGKMITDYQEGGEAAPSANGDGLDNEVGVAVEFEENDDDDDESDFGSVQDDDEEDEDITDSAGGMQMGGGIGDEDMPDADEGMNLNVQDIDAYWLQRKISQAYDQQIDPQQCQNLAEDALKLLAEGEDREIENTLLTKLDYDRFNLVRFLVRNRRKIVWCTRLARAEDQEERKRIEEEMMESGADLVAILEQLHATRATAKERQKNLEKSIREEARRLKDENAVDGDRGHRGLTDRDVDNGWLNGQRQVLDLDNLAFNQGGRFMANKKTILPDGSFRHQAKGYEEVHIPALKAKPLEKGEELVKISAMPEWAQPAFEGMTQLNRVQSKVYQTALFSAENILLCAPTGAGKTNVAVLTILQQIALNRAPDGSFDHSSYKIVYVAPMKALVAEVVGNLSNRLKHYGVNVKELSGDQSLTKQQIDETQIIVTTPEKWDIITRKSGDRTYTQLVKLLIIDEIHLLHDNRGPVLESIVARTVRQIETTKDNIRLVGLSATLPNYEDVALFLRVDVEKGMFHFDNSYRPCPLAQQYIGINVKKPLQRFQLMNDICYEKVMAVAGKHQVLVFVHSRKETAKTARAIRDTALAKDTLGKFLKEDSASREILHDHTDLVKNNDLKDLLPYGFAIHHAGMNRADRELVEVLFGDGHVQVLVSTATLAWGVNLPAHSVIIKGTQIYNPEKGAWTELSPLDVMQMLGRAGRPQYDTYGEGIIITGHTELQFYLSLMNQQLPIESQFISRLADQLNAEIVLGTVQNAREALNWIGYTYLYIRMLRNPTLYGLAPDVLDRDLTLEERRADLIHSAATILDKNNLIKYDRKSGYFQVTDLGRIASFYYITHGTISTYNEHLKPTMGDIELCRLFSLSEEFKYVTVRQDEKVELAKLLERVPIPVKESLEEPSAKINVLLQAYISQLKLEGLSLTSDMVYITQSAARLMRALFEIILKRGWAQLAEKALNLCKMVQKRMWGVQTPLRQFTGISSETLMKLEKKELAWERFYDLSSQELGELIRQQKMGRTLHKFIHQFPKLNLAAHVQPITRSVLGVELTITPDFMWDDKVHGYVEPFWVIVEDNDGEYILHHEYFMLKKQYIDEDHTLSFTVEISEPLPPQYFIHVVSDRWLGSQTVLPVSFRHLILPEKYPPPTELLDLQPLPVTALRNPSYEALYQEFRHFNPVQTQVFTVLYNADDNVLVAAPTGSGKTICAEFAILRNHQKGPDSTMRVVYIAPIEALAKERYRDWERKFGRGLGLRVVELTGETTTDLKLLEKGQIIISTPEKWDALSRRWKQRKYVQQVSLFVIDELHLIGGQGGPVLEVIVSRMRYIASQVENKIRIVALSTSLANAKDLGEWIGASSHGLFNFPPGVRPVPLEIHIQGIDIANFEARMQAMTKPTYTNISLHAKNGKPAIVYVPTRKHASLTAVDLVTYASADSGEKPIFLLHSSEELEPFTDKIKDSTLKTTLSYGVGFLHEGLVSTDKEIVSQLFEAGWIQVCVMTSSMCWGVPLLAHLVVVMGTQYYDGKENAHTDYPVTDLLQMMGHASRPLLDKSGKCVILCHAPRKEYYKKFLYEAFPVESHLHHYLHDNLNAEIVVGVIENKQDAVDYLTWTFMYRRLAQNPNYYNLQGVSHRHLSDYLSELVENTLSDLEASKCVSIEDDMDLSPLNLGMIASYYYISYTTIERFSSSLTSKTKLKGLLEILASASEYSQLPVRPGEDDLIRKMLHHQRFSFENPKYTDPHVKANALLQAHFSRHPVGGNLAADQREVLLSASRLLQAMVDVISSNGWLNLALLAMEVSQMVTQGMWERDSMLLQLPHFTKDLAKRCQENPGKAIETVFDLVEMEDDERQNLLQMSDSQLLDIARFCNRFPNIDMTYEVVDSDNISAGEDVTMVVALERDLEGRSEVGAVDALRYPKAKEEGWWLVVGDIKSNQLLAIKRVTLQRKSKVKLDFVAPADAGKRTYTLYYMCDSYLGCDQEYNFTIDVKESVAVEDGN, from the exons ATGTCGAATCTGGGAGGTGGTGCGGAGGCACACGCACGTTTTAAGCAGTATGAATACAGAGCGAATTCGAGTCTAGTGCTCACTACAGATTCGCGGCCGAGGGATACCCACGAACCCACCGGTGAGCCGGAGTCTCTGTATGGTAAAATTGACCCAAAATCGTTTGGGGACCGGGTTGCCAAGGGAAGACCTCCCGAGCTTGAGGAAAAAATGAAGAAATCTTCacaaaagaagaagaaggaaagaGAAATAAACGCAGAGCCTGGGGCGGCTCGGCAGAGCAAGAGACGCCGTATGCAGGAGGAGAGTGTTCTTAATGTCACTGAAGAAGGTGTCTACCAGCCGAAAACAAAAGAAACCCGGGCCGCGTATGAAGCTATGCTAAGTATCATTCAGCAGCAGCTGGGAGGGCTGCCTCTCAGTATTGTTAGCGGTGCTGCTGATGAGATTTTGGCTGTATTAAAGAACGATGCTATTAAGTATCCGGACAAGAAGATTGAAATCGAGAAGATGCTGGATTCAATACCTTCTTCTGTGTTTGATAGCTTGGTTAATTCGGGGAAGATGATTACTGACTATCAAGAGGGTGGTGAAGCTGCCCCATCTGCTAATGGGGATGGTCTTGATAATGAAGTAGGTGTTGCAGTGGAGTTTGAGgagaatgatgatgatgacgatgagaGTGATTTTGGTTCAGTGCaggatgatgatgaggaggATGAAGATATCACCGATTCAGCAGGGGGTATGCAAATGGGTGGTGGGATTGGCGATGAAGATATGCCAGATGCGGATGAGGGTATGAACCTGAATGTTCAGGACATTGATGCATATTGGCTTCAGAGGAAGATTTCTCAAGCCTATGATCAACAGATTGATCCACAACAGTGCCAGAATCTTGCTGAAGATGCACTTAAATTGCTTGCTGAAGGGGAGGATAGGGAGATTGAGAATACGCTTTTGACTAAACTTGACTATGATAGGTTCAACCTTGTCAGGTTCCTTGTGCGTAATAGGCGAAAAATTGTGTGGTGTACCCGCTTGGCGCGAGCTGAAGATCAGGAGGAACGGAAAAGGATTGAAGAAGAAATGATGGAATCTGGTGCAGATTTGGTTGCCATCCTGGAGCAGCTGCATGCCACCAGGGCTACTGCCAAGGAGAGGCAGAAGAATCTGGAGAAGAGTATAAGAGAGGAGGCTCGTCGTTTAAAGGATGAGAATGCAGTTGATGGGGACCGTGGCCATAGAGGATTGACTGATAGAGATGTCGATAATGGTTGGTTGAATGGGCAACGCCAAGTGCTTGATCTGGATAACCTTGCTTTCAACCAGGGTGGTCGTTTCATGGCAAATAAGAAGACTATACTTCCAGATGGATCCTTTCGTCATCAGGCTAAAGGATATGAGGAAGTTCATATTCCTGCATTAAAAGCCAAGCCACTTGAGAAGGGTGAAGAACTCGTGAAGATATCTGCAATGCCAGAATGGGCGCAACCAGCTTTTGAAGGAATGACACAACTGAATAGGGTGCAGAGTAAAGTTTATCAAACTGCACTCTTTTCAGCTGAAAACATTCTTCTCTGTGCTCCAACTGGTGCGGGAAAAACTAATGTTGCTGTCCTAACCATATTGCAGCAGATTGCGTTGAACAGGGCACCAGATGGATCATTTGACCACAGCAGTTATAAGATTGTATATGTGGCTCCGATGAAAGCTCTTGTGGCTGAAGTGGTCGGTAATTTGTCAAACCGGTTGAAGCATTATGGTGTGAACGTGAAAGAGTTAAGTGGAGATCAGTCATTAACCAAGCAACAGATAGATGAAACACAGATAATTGTTACGACCCCTGAGAAATGGGATATTATAACAAGGAAGTCAGGTGATCGAACATACACTCAGCTTGTCAAACTTCTTATCATTGATGAGATACATTTGCTCCATGACAACAGAGGCCCTGTGCTGGAAAGTATTGTTGCAAGGACAGTTAGGCAAATTGAAACAACAAAAGATAATATCCGATTAGTTGGGTTATCAGCCACCCTTCCGAACTACGAGGACGTGGCATTGTTCTTGAGGGTTGATGTAGAAAAAGGGATGTTCCACTTTGACAACAGCTATAGACCTTGCCCGCTTGCACAGCAGTACATTGGAATCAATGTGAAGAAGCCACTGCAGAGATTCCAGTTGATGAACGATATTTGCTATGAGAAAGTGATGGCTGTGGCTGGAAAGCACCAGGTTCTTGTTTTTGTTCACTCAAGAAAAGAGACTGCAAAGACTGCTCGTGCAATAAGGGACACAGCTTTGGCTAAGGATACCCTTGGCAAATTTTTGAAAGAGGATAGTGCGAGTCGTGAGATTCTTCATGATCATACCGATTTGGTCAAGAATAATGACCTCAAAGATCTCTTGCCTTACGGCTTTGCAATTCATCATGCTGGGATGAATAGGGCTGACCGCGAGCTTGTGGAAGTACTGTTTGGTGATGGTCACGTGCAAGTCCTAGTTTCTACAGCCACCCTTGCTTGGGGTGTCAATTTGCCCGCACACTCGGTAATTATTAAGGGAACTCAGATTTATAATCCTGAAAAGGGAGCTTGGACGGAATTGAGTCCTCTTGATGTCATGCAGATGCTTGGGCGTGCTGGTAGACCGCAGTATGATACTTATGGAGAGGGAATAATCATTACTGGCCATACTGAattgcaattctatctttctttGATGAATCAACAACTTCCTATTGAAAGCCAGTTTATTTCAAGGTTGGCTGATCAGTTGAATGCAGAAATTGTTCTTGGCACTGTTCAAAATGCTAGAGAAGCCCTCAATTGGATTGGTTACACATACCTGTACATCCGGATGTTACGTAATCCTACTCTTTATGGTTTAGCACCTGATGTGCTCGATAGGGATCTTACACTGGAAGAGAGGAGAGCTGACCTG atTCATTCGGCAGCAACTATTTTGGACAAAAATAACTTGATAAAATATGATCGAAAGAGTGGTTACTTCCAGGTAACTGACTTGGGAAGGATTGCCAGTTTCTATTACATTACACATGGGACAATATCCACTTACAATGAGCACTTAAAGCCAACCATGGGTGACATTGAGCTCTGCCGGCTATTCTCCCTCAGTGAGGAATTTAAATATGTTACAGTTAGGCAAGATGAGAAGGTGGAATTGGCCAAGCTTTTGGAACGTGTTCCGATCCCTGTTAAAGAGAGCTTAGAAGAGCCCAGCGCTAAGATTAATGTTCTACTTCAAGCATATATTTCCCAGTTGAAGCTTGAAGGTCTGTCTCTGACATCAGACATGGTTTATATAACACAG AGTGCAGCGCGTCTTATGAGAGCACTTTTTGAGATAATCTTGAAACGAGGATGGGCCCAATTGGCAGAGAAGGCCTTGAATTTGTGCAAAATGGTTCAGAAGAGGATGTGGGGTGTCCAGACACCACTCCGTCAGTTTACTGGAATATCTAGCGAAACTTTGATGAAATTGGAGAAGAAGGAACTGGCTTGGGAAAGGTTTTATGACCTTTCCTCTCAAGAACTGGGGGAGCTCATAAGACAACAGAAGATGGGAAGGACGCTTCATAAGTTTATTCACCAGTTCCCAAAGCTTAACCTTGCAGCACATGTGCAGCCAATTACTCGCTCTGTTTTAGGAGTGGAGCTTACAATTACACCAGATTTCATGTGGGATGACAAGGTTCATGGATATGTGGAGCCTTTTTGGGTTATTGTGGAGGATAATGATGGTGAATACATTCTTCATCATGAATATTTCATGCTGAAGAAGCAATATATTGATGAGGACCATACACTAAGTTTCACTGTGGAAATATCAGAGCCTTTACCCCCACAATATTTTATTCACGTTGTTTCTGATAGATGGTTGGGATCACAGACTGTTTTGCCTGTTTCTTTTAGGCATCTTATTTTGCCCGAGAAGTATCCTCCGCCAACTGAATTGTTGGACTTGCAACCATTGCCCGTGACTGCATTGAGAAATCCGTCGTATGAAGCCTTATATCAAGAATTTAGGCACTTTAATCCCGTCCAGACTCAGGTTTTCACAGTTCTGTACAACGCAGATGACAACGTTTTGGTTGCTGCGCCAACGGGTAGTGGAAAGACGATATGTGCTGAGTTTGCTATCTTGCGGAACCACCAAAAAGGTCCTGATAGCACCATGCGTGTTGTCTATATAGCACCTATTGAAGCTCTTGCCAAGGAACGTTACCGTGATTGGGAAAGGAAATTTGGAAGAGGACTTGGTTTGCGAGTGGTTGAACTTACGGGTGAGACAACAACTGACCTGAAGTTACTTGAGAAAGGGCAGATAATAATAAGTACTCCTGAGAAATGGGATGCTTTATCTCGACGCTGGAAACAAAGAAAGTATGTTCAGCAAGTCAGCCTTTTCGTCATTGATGAGCTTCATCTGATTGGTGGTCAAGGTGGTCCTGTGCTGGAAGTGATAGTCTCTAGGATGCGATACATAGCGAGTCAAGTGGAGAACAAGATTCGTATTGTTGCTCTATCAACCTCTCTTGCTAATGCTAAGGACCTTGGTGAGTGGATAGGCGCTTCGTCACATGGTCTTTTCAATTTTCCACCAGGGGTTCGTCCTGTGCCTCTTGAGATTCATATTCAGGGAATAGATATAGCTAATTTTGAGGCAAGAATGCAGGCTATGACCAAGCCAACCTACACAAATATTTCCTTACATGCTAAGAATGGGAAACCTGCTATAGTATATGTTCCAACTCGGAAGCATGCTTCGCTTACTGCAGTTGATCTTGTCACATATGCTAGTGCAGATAGTGGAGAGAAGCCAATATTTTTATTGCATTCATCTGAGGAGCTGGAGCCTTTTACTGATAAAATCAAGGATTCAACACTGAAGACCACTCTAAGCTATGGTGTGGGCTTTTTGCATGAAGGATTAGTTAGCACTGATAAAGAGATTGTTTCACAGTTATTTGAAGCTGGGTGGATCCAAGTTTGTGTTATGACTAGTTCAATGTGCTGGGGAGTACCTTTGTTGGCACATTTGGTGGTGGTAATGGGAACTCAGTACTATGATGGGAAAGAAAATGCTCACACGGACTATCCAGTCACTGATCTGTTGCAGATGATGGGTCATGCTAGTCGGCCTTTGTTAGACAAATCTGGAAAGTGTGTTATCCTCTGCCATGCTCCACGGAAGGAATACTACAAGAAGTTCTTGTATGAAGCATTCCCTGTGGAAAGCCATTTGCACCACTACCTTCATGACAATCTGAATGCAGAAATTGTAGTTGGAGTGATTGAGAATAAGCAAGATGCTGTGGATTATCTCACATGGACATTTATGTACAGGAGGCTTGCTCAGAATCCTAATTACTACAATCTTCAGGGTGTGAGCCATAGGCATCTATCAGATTACCTATCAGAGCTGGTGGAGAACACGTTGAGTGATCTTGAAGCAAGTAAATGTGTTTCTATTGAAGATGACATGGATCTCTCTCCTTTGAACCTTGGCATGATTGCATCATATTACTACATCAGTTATACCACAATTGAACGATTCAGTTCCTCCTTGACCTCTAAAACAAAGTTGAAAGGTCTTCTTGAGATTTTGGCTTCAGCTTCAGAGTATTCACAACTGCCAGTACGTCCCGGGGAGGATGACTTAATTCGCAAAATGTTACATCATCAAAGATTCTCTTTTGAGAATCCAAAGTACACTGATCCACATGTAAAAGCAAATGCGCTGCTGCAAGCCCACTTTTCAAGGCATCCAGTTGGTGGTAACTTGGCTGCTGACCAGCGTGAAGTGCTCCTTTCAGCTAGTAGATTGCTTCAGGCTATGGTTGATGTTATTTCCAGCAATGGTTGGCTAAATCTTGCTCTTCTTGCTATGGAAGTAAGTCAGATGGTGACACAGGGTATGTGGGAGCGAGATTCCATGTTGTTGCAGCTACCACATTTCACCAAGGACTTAGCTAAGAGATGTCAAGAGAACCCAGGTAAAGCCATTGAGACAGTCTTTGACCTGGTGGAAATGGAGGACGATGAGAGGCAGAATCTGCTGCAGATGTCTGATTCACAGTTGCTGGATATAGCCCGTTTCTGTAATCGTTTCCCAAACATTGATATGACTTATGAGGTGGTTGATAGTGACAACATCAGTGCTGGGGAAGATGTCACAATGGTGGTTGCCCTTGAACGAGATCTCGAAGGGAGGTCAGAAGTGGGGGCCGTTGATGCTCTTAGATACCCCAAAGCAAAAGAAGAAGGCTGGTGGTTGGTGGTGGGTGACATAAAGAGCAACCAGCTGCTAGCTATTAAGAGGGTTACGTTACAACGGAAGTCAAAAGTCAAGCTTGATTTTGTTGCGCCTGCTGATGCGGGGAAGAGGACTTACACTTTGTATTACATGTGTGATTCGTACCTGGGGTGTGATCAGGAGTATAATTTTACAATCGATGTCAAAGAGTCTGTAGCAGTTGAAGATGGCAATTGA